From a single Natronorubrum tibetense GA33 genomic region:
- a CDS encoding ester cyclase, whose amino-acid sequence MEVDAIPQQNERIVHDYVTALWQDHEFDRVPEFVDDAFTYTDPMLSEPVRGPREFREYLRATEAAFPDFHVLPESVVADDDVVLVEWTLTGTHDGPLEGIPPTGRQLILRGMSTVRLEGGKLTTGRTYWDTADGNAQLGLEFPAVVGQLPKLAYRKLTGRR is encoded by the coding sequence ATGGAAGTAGACGCTATCCCCCAACAGAACGAACGCATCGTCCACGACTACGTGACCGCACTCTGGCAGGACCACGAGTTCGACAGGGTCCCGGAGTTCGTCGACGACGCGTTCACGTACACGGATCCGATGCTCTCAGAACCAGTTCGCGGGCCCCGCGAGTTCCGCGAGTATCTCCGAGCGACGGAAGCCGCCTTTCCTGACTTTCACGTCCTGCCCGAGTCGGTCGTCGCCGACGACGACGTCGTGCTGGTGGAGTGGACGCTCACGGGAACCCATGACGGGCCGCTCGAGGGCATTCCGCCGACCGGCCGTCAGCTGATCCTCAGAGGGATGTCGACCGTCCGTCTCGAGGGCGGAAAGCTGACCACCGGCCGGACCTACTGGGATACGGCGGACGGAAACGCCCAGTTGGGACTCGAGTTTCCGGCAGTCGTCGGACAGCTCCCGAAACTGGCCTACCGAAAGCTCACCGGCCGCCGGTAG
- a CDS encoding MFS transporter — MSTPSVSSNRIVLAVVASTFFVGFGGGVIFPILPNLGEVLGISAFMVGLILSANRFTRLVANAPAGILVDRIGTRKPFVAGLAIEGVATFMYVVAILSPMPEFWFMIARILWGIGSALVFATAYTITADVSEADSRGTSMGIVRAGITFGFPAGLVLGGVVSDVWGNVEAFVLAAAFAGFASIIAYLIVPETHVDEEQTSVKPWDVDTSVPALTIGLVNFGLYFAYIGVLFSTLVLLLDVRAVSIFGLDAQGSSGMLMGLTVLAGAVFTLGGGYLSDSVGARVPVMIGFLITSCVGFVILAFGSSFEVLVLACLLIGAGQGGVGGPLTALLADLTPEERVGRAMGTNNVLGDVGGGLGPLVSLPLVDVVGFEIIYGVSAVVPMLAGVVLLVGIYSHTGRLSPTISESVS, encoded by the coding sequence GTGAGCACCCCCTCTGTCAGTTCGAACCGGATCGTCCTCGCCGTCGTCGCGAGTACCTTCTTCGTCGGCTTCGGCGGCGGCGTCATCTTCCCGATCCTGCCGAATCTGGGCGAGGTGCTCGGCATCTCGGCGTTCATGGTCGGCCTCATTCTGAGCGCGAATCGGTTCACGCGCCTCGTCGCGAACGCGCCGGCCGGGATCCTCGTCGACCGGATCGGCACCCGAAAACCGTTCGTCGCGGGACTGGCGATCGAGGGCGTCGCGACGTTCATGTACGTCGTCGCGATCCTCTCGCCGATGCCCGAGTTCTGGTTCATGATCGCCCGCATCCTCTGGGGGATCGGCAGTGCGCTCGTCTTCGCGACCGCGTACACGATCACCGCCGACGTGAGCGAGGCCGACTCGAGGGGGACCAGCATGGGCATCGTCCGGGCGGGCATCACTTTCGGCTTCCCCGCCGGACTCGTCCTCGGCGGCGTCGTCAGCGACGTCTGGGGAAACGTCGAAGCGTTCGTCCTCGCGGCCGCCTTCGCCGGTTTCGCGAGCATCATCGCCTATCTGATCGTTCCCGAGACCCACGTCGATGAAGAACAGACGTCGGTCAAGCCCTGGGACGTGGATACGAGCGTCCCGGCGCTGACGATCGGGCTCGTCAACTTCGGGCTCTACTTCGCGTACATCGGCGTCCTCTTCTCGACGCTCGTCCTGTTGCTCGACGTCCGTGCCGTCTCCATCTTCGGACTCGACGCGCAGGGTTCATCGGGGATGCTGATGGGGCTGACGGTGCTGGCCGGCGCGGTGTTCACGCTCGGCGGCGGCTACCTGAGCGACTCGGTCGGCGCGCGCGTCCCCGTCATGATCGGCTTTCTGATCACGTCCTGCGTCGGCTTCGTGATTCTGGCGTTCGGCTCGAGTTTCGAGGTGCTGGTCCTCGCGTGTCTCCTGATCGGTGCCGGACAGGGCGGCGTCGGCGGGCCGTTGACAGCGTTGCTCGCGGACCTGACGCCCGAGGAGCGCGTCGGTCGTGCGATGGGGACGAACAACGTCCTCGGCGACGTCGGGGGCGGGCTCGGCCCGCTCGTCTCGCTCCCGCTGGTCGACGTCGTCGGCTTCGAGATTATCTACGGCGTCAGCGCGGTCGTGCCGATGCTCGCGGGCGTCGTCTTGCTCGTCGGAATTTACTCCCACACCGGACGCCTGAGTCCGACGATCAGCGAATCGGTTAGCTAG
- a CDS encoding DUF4336 domain-containing protein, producing MFTQRGDRFWTYEEPLRFFGVELGRIMSVMKLSSGGLFVQSPAELTPELKRALDDLGEVRFVAATSKLHGHLYMEQYRAAYPDVELLAAPGLAARRTDLQFDHLLGDTPDPRWGTDIDQAAIVGHRWLTEIAFFHRPSRTLILGDVGFHIGERSPLKTRLVARTLRIYERISPPIELRLTITNEATFRRSIRDVLAWDFDRVVPGHGEIVDSGGKRAVLDGYDWLLE from the coding sequence ATGTTCACACAGCGAGGCGACCGGTTCTGGACCTACGAGGAACCCCTCCGGTTTTTCGGCGTCGAACTCGGGCGGATCATGTCCGTAATGAAGCTCTCGAGCGGCGGCCTCTTCGTCCAGTCGCCGGCGGAACTGACTCCGGAACTGAAAAGAGCGCTCGACGACCTCGGCGAGGTCCGGTTCGTCGCAGCGACGAGCAAACTCCACGGTCACCTGTACATGGAACAGTACAGGGCCGCGTATCCGGACGTCGAACTACTGGCCGCCCCCGGCCTCGCCGCACGTCGGACCGATCTGCAATTCGATCACCTACTGGGCGATACGCCCGATCCGCGGTGGGGTACTGATATCGATCAGGCGGCGATCGTCGGCCACCGGTGGCTCACCGAAATCGCCTTTTTTCACCGTCCGAGCCGGACGCTCATTCTCGGCGATGTCGGCTTCCACATCGGCGAACGCAGCCCACTGAAGACCCGTCTCGTGGCCCGCACCCTGCGCATCTACGAGCGGATCAGCCCGCCGATCGAGCTCCGGCTCACGATCACGAACGAGGCGACGTTCCGGCGTTCGATACGGGACGTTCTCGCGTGGGACTTCGACCGCGTCGTGCCCGGTCACGGCGAGATCGTCGATTCCGGGGGAAAACGGGCGGTTCTCGATGGCTACGACTGGCTGCTCGAGTAA
- a CDS encoding methionine adenosyltransferase has protein sequence MSERNIRVEPIDRQAVEDQEVEIVERKGIGHPDSICDGIAEAVAGALAREYIDRVGEVLHFNTDETQLVAGEAAPAFGGGEVVDPIYLLIVGRATKHYEGQTIPAEPIALRAAREYLEETIPQLTFGEDIIVDVKLGEGSGDLQEVFGEDEVSVPMANDTSFGVGHAPLTETEQIVLEAEHRLNGEFAEKNPYVGSDVKIMGKREGDEIDVTVAAAMVDEHIADLDAYIDAVESVREFVEGVANEHTDRAVDVHVNTADDYDEGSIYLTVTGTSAEQGDDGSVGRGNRANGLITPNRSMSMEATSGKNPVNHIGKIYNLLSTEIAEEVVGEVDGIRDLRVRLLSQIGRPIDQPHVADVHVVTEEGVALGDVEDEVNAIVDAELADVTGITRRVIDGELTTF, from the coding sequence ATGAGTGAGCGGAATATTCGGGTCGAGCCGATCGACCGTCAGGCAGTAGAGGACCAGGAAGTCGAGATCGTCGAGCGGAAGGGAATCGGACACCCGGACTCGATCTGTGACGGCATCGCCGAGGCCGTCGCCGGCGCACTGGCTCGCGAGTACATCGACCGCGTGGGCGAAGTGTTGCACTTCAACACCGACGAGACACAGCTCGTCGCCGGCGAGGCCGCACCCGCGTTTGGCGGCGGTGAAGTCGTCGATCCCATCTATCTGCTGATCGTCGGCCGCGCGACCAAACACTACGAAGGCCAGACCATCCCGGCCGAGCCCATCGCGCTGCGCGCCGCACGCGAGTACCTGGAGGAGACGATCCCCCAGCTGACCTTCGGGGAAGACATCATCGTCGACGTTAAACTCGGCGAGGGAAGCGGCGATCTGCAGGAGGTCTTCGGCGAGGACGAAGTGAGCGTCCCGATGGCCAACGACACGAGTTTCGGCGTCGGCCACGCGCCCCTGACCGAAACCGAACAGATCGTCCTCGAGGCCGAACACCGACTCAACGGCGAGTTCGCCGAGAAGAATCCGTACGTCGGTTCGGACGTCAAAATCATGGGCAAACGCGAGGGCGACGAGATCGACGTCACCGTCGCCGCGGCGATGGTCGACGAGCACATCGCAGATCTGGACGCCTATATCGACGCCGTCGAGTCCGTCCGCGAGTTCGTCGAGGGGGTCGCGAACGAACACACCGACCGCGCGGTCGACGTCCACGTCAACACGGCCGACGACTACGACGAAGGCTCGATTTATCTCACGGTGACGGGCACCTCCGCCGAGCAGGGCGACGACGGCTCCGTCGGCCGCGGCAACCGCGCGAACGGACTCATCACACCCAACCGCTCGATGTCGATGGAAGCCACGAGTGGGAAGAACCCGGTCAATCACATCGGGAAGATCTACAACCTGCTCTCGACCGAAATCGCCGAGGAGGTCGTCGGCGAGGTCGACGGCATCCGCGACCTGCGCGTCCGATTGCTCTCCCAGATCGGCCGTCCGATCGACCAGCCACACGTCGCCGACGTCCACGTCGTCACCGAAGAGGGCGTCGCGCTCGGCGACGTCGAGGACGAGGTCAACGCGATCGTCGACGCCGAACTCGCCGATGTCACCGGAATCACGCGTCGCGTGATCGACGGCGAACTGACGACGTTCTAA
- the cyaB gene encoding class IV adenylate cyclase yields the protein MYEVEVKVPADLEAVRTRLEARDGTRERAIVQEDTYYDAPHRSFVETDEALRIRRESNPEAGSDETRITYKGPLLDEQSKSREEHETAVEDGETMNAVLTNLGFEPAATVRKERERFALENGEYDYTITLDSVDGVGEYVEVETEVETEADLESARDGAYDVLERLELDPGEQLRTSYLGLLLES from the coding sequence ATGTACGAAGTCGAAGTGAAGGTTCCGGCGGACCTCGAGGCGGTCAGGACTCGGCTCGAGGCCCGCGATGGAACCCGCGAGCGGGCAATCGTCCAGGAGGATACGTACTACGACGCGCCCCACCGCTCGTTCGTCGAGACCGACGAAGCCCTTCGAATCCGTCGGGAGTCGAATCCCGAGGCTGGCAGCGACGAGACGCGTATCACGTATAAGGGACCCCTGCTGGACGAGCAATCCAAGAGCCGCGAGGAACACGAAACGGCAGTCGAGGACGGCGAGACGATGAACGCCGTCCTGACGAACCTCGGCTTCGAGCCCGCCGCGACGGTCCGCAAGGAACGCGAGCGCTTCGCCCTCGAAAACGGCGAGTACGACTACACGATCACCCTCGACTCCGTTGACGGCGTCGGCGAGTACGTCGAGGTCGAGACCGAGGTGGAGACGGAGGCCGACCTCGAGTCGGCGCGCGACGGGGCGTACGACGTCCTCGAGCGACTCGAACTGGATCCCGGCGAGCAGCTTCGGACGTCGTATTTGGGACTGTTGCTCGAGTCCTGA
- a CDS encoding FKBP-type peptidyl-prolyl cis-trans isomerase — protein MTEEQEAELEEQADDADAEGDESAEEAEGLQHGDFVEIDYTAYTAEGDQLVDTTDPEVAEEEGVDDQGQEFKPRTIVLGEGHIFEGVEDALTGSETGDTGSVTIPAEEAFGEHDPDDVQTVSAEKIDEDDRYPGANVQIDGQQGYISTIIGGRARVDFNHPLAGEDVEYEFEILEEVDDREQQAAGLFEMYLGMEPELWIQTDEVEEEVPVEPDEDDEDAEPEFETETVEKETVYLEATPQMTMNQQWMMGKQQIGQQIIDQIGVDRVIVQETIDGMGMGGMGGMMGGMGGMGGGDIEEALEDADVDADEIVEELEGAEE, from the coding sequence ATGACCGAGGAACAGGAGGCCGAGCTCGAGGAGCAGGCCGATGACGCCGACGCAGAAGGAGACGAGAGCGCCGAGGAAGCCGAGGGGCTTCAACACGGCGACTTCGTCGAGATCGACTACACCGCCTACACCGCAGAGGGTGACCAGCTGGTCGACACGACCGACCCCGAAGTCGCCGAGGAGGAGGGTGTCGACGACCAAGGTCAGGAGTTCAAGCCGCGAACGATCGTGCTGGGTGAGGGCCACATCTTCGAGGGCGTCGAAGACGCACTCACCGGCAGCGAAACCGGTGACACCGGTAGCGTAACGATCCCCGCCGAGGAGGCCTTCGGCGAGCACGACCCCGACGACGTCCAGACCGTCAGCGCCGAGAAAATCGACGAGGACGACCGCTACCCCGGTGCGAACGTGCAGATCGACGGCCAACAGGGCTACATCAGCACGATCATCGGCGGTCGCGCCCGCGTCGACTTCAACCACCCGCTGGCCGGCGAGGACGTCGAGTACGAGTTCGAGATTCTCGAGGAAGTCGACGACCGCGAACAGCAGGCCGCCGGCCTGTTCGAGATGTACCTCGGGATGGAGCCCGAACTCTGGATCCAGACCGATGAAGTCGAAGAGGAAGTTCCCGTCGAGCCCGACGAGGACGACGAGGACGCCGAGCCCGAGTTCGAGACCGAGACCGTCGAGAAGGAGACGGTCTACCTCGAGGCCACGCCCCAGATGACCATGAACCAGCAGTGGATGATGGGCAAACAGCAGATCGGCCAGCAGATCATCGACCAGATCGGTGTCGACCGCGTCATCGTCCAGGAGACCATCGACGGGATGGGCATGGGCGGAATGGGCGGCATGATGGGCGGTATGGGTGGCATGGGCGGCGGCGACATCGAGGAGGCCCTCGAAGACGCCGACGTCGACGCTGACGAAATCGTCGAAGAGCTCGAAGGCGCCGAAGAGTAA
- a CDS encoding DUF7503 family protein, producing the protein MSESKSQIRTFFAEHPRLMGVLFAACVLLSQAGTAVAGNGGGTY; encoded by the coding sequence ATGTCCGAAAGCAAATCCCAGATCCGAACGTTCTTCGCCGAGCATCCGCGACTGATGGGCGTCCTGTTCGCAGCGTGCGTACTACTTTCACAGGCCGGCACCGCCGTTGCCGGGAACGGTGGCGGAACGTACTGA
- a CDS encoding DUF7504 family protein, giving the protein MTKDTSRGGRDQFSRRRVMDGGVQMRSGVAVVKRVADETGVSPMELPQLNETVDPDALDDLLESGDQSNRGAWPVVTFSYANQRVRMTADGRVTLSDSDELPAIDDWSHVSDVDVARENDTTVRVVSAVAAQTDHDRAYIRSAIADTIDLDAVERLNGRRRNGAPRSGATVGLSTLGYDVVVRPDGTIAAGSTLRRLKRVGGNVLVVGAVPDDLVDVASTSLMGDRGRDRRRLFALLDRDIDVVYTRLSPEDASTAQVVDYAATARSAVGSHSTVDIGPTPRIAAEPDDIDGLEDAIDSALRMITAAETEPNPATIRLCVDSLRPIVEDRDVEVTERFLESVCQSVKAVSALGHYVLPIERSSKTVRQLEALFDATVELRVGESGAEQRWHLHESNYTTDWFALRDSR; this is encoded by the coding sequence ATGACGAAGGATACCTCTCGGGGCGGGAGGGACCAGTTCTCCCGTCGCCGGGTTATGGACGGGGGAGTGCAGATGCGGTCCGGTGTGGCGGTGGTGAAACGGGTCGCGGACGAAACCGGCGTCTCACCGATGGAACTCCCGCAGTTGAACGAGACCGTCGATCCGGACGCGCTCGACGACCTCCTCGAGAGCGGCGACCAGTCGAATCGCGGCGCGTGGCCGGTTGTCACGTTTTCCTACGCGAACCAGCGTGTTCGGATGACCGCCGACGGCCGAGTGACTCTCTCCGACTCGGACGAACTGCCGGCGATCGACGACTGGTCCCACGTATCCGACGTCGACGTCGCCCGTGAGAACGACACAACGGTTCGGGTCGTCTCGGCGGTCGCCGCGCAGACCGATCACGATCGGGCGTACATCCGGTCGGCGATTGCGGACACCATCGATCTCGACGCTGTCGAACGACTCAACGGACGCCGACGGAACGGCGCACCGCGGTCGGGCGCGACCGTCGGGCTCTCGACGCTCGGATACGATGTCGTCGTGCGCCCGGACGGAACGATCGCTGCCGGCTCGACGCTCAGGCGACTGAAACGAGTCGGGGGCAACGTACTGGTCGTCGGTGCCGTCCCGGACGACCTCGTCGACGTCGCGAGCACCAGCCTCATGGGCGACCGAGGACGCGACCGACGCCGCCTGTTCGCCCTGCTCGATCGCGATATCGACGTCGTCTACACGCGACTCTCCCCCGAAGACGCATCGACGGCGCAGGTCGTCGACTACGCGGCAACCGCACGGTCTGCTGTGGGCAGCCATTCCACTGTTGATATCGGTCCGACGCCCAGAATCGCCGCCGAACCCGACGACATCGACGGTCTCGAGGACGCCATCGATTCGGCGCTCCGGATGATCACGGCAGCCGAAACTGAGCCGAACCCAGCTACAATCCGTCTCTGCGTCGACTCGTTGCGCCCGATCGTCGAAGACCGAGACGTCGAGGTGACCGAGCGGTTTCTCGAGTCCGTCTGCCAGTCGGTCAAAGCGGTCTCAGCGCTGGGACACTACGTCCTTCCGATCGAGCGATCGTCGAAGACTGTTCGGCAACTCGAGGCACTGTTCGACGCGACGGTTGAACTCCGTGTCGGGGAGTCCGGCGCCGAACAGCGCTGGCACCTCCACGAGAGCAACTACACGACCGACTGGTTCGCGTTGCGGGACTCGCGGTAG
- a CDS encoding DUF7344 domain-containing protein, giving the protein MVDFSPEDTGGRSSTRDRRFDPPSRSERGSPIDELLVLLSHQRRRDVLYYLSDHEVASLESLAATIAANEAGVAAERVSAERRESVLIDLYHNHLPKLTDRKLVEYDHRSGAIRWSSPPALFDELLECCYSLESTDGSATDDGSETDDESDTNGT; this is encoded by the coding sequence ATGGTCGATTTCAGCCCGGAGGATACGGGCGGGCGATCCTCGACGCGTGACCGCCGCTTCGACCCCCCATCCCGGTCCGAACGCGGGTCGCCGATCGACGAGTTGCTCGTCCTCCTCAGTCATCAGCGCCGGCGCGACGTGCTGTACTACCTCAGCGATCATGAGGTCGCCAGTCTCGAGTCGCTGGCGGCGACGATCGCCGCGAACGAAGCGGGGGTGGCTGCGGAACGAGTCTCCGCCGAGCGGCGCGAGTCCGTCCTCATCGATCTCTACCACAACCACCTGCCGAAACTGACGGATCGAAAGCTGGTCGAGTACGACCACCGTAGCGGGGCAATCAGGTGGTCTTCGCCACCGGCGCTGTTCGACGAACTCCTCGAGTGCTGTTACTCCCTCGAGTCGACCGACGGGTCAGCGACGGATGACGGGTCGGAGACGGACGACGAGTCCGACACGAACGGCACCTGA
- a CDS encoding RAD55 family ATPase yields the protein MVGRLDTGIDVLDRKLDGGLPPGCIVAYTAQPASQSELLLYELTAARGTLYLSTERSDDAVRHAIEASPSEVGSPTVRHVTSDDPLEEATRLIGALPDGANLIIDTIDVLEHADTDEYVTFLNELKSQMLETGSIAVLHCLEGTDVPNGRTRTIHAADAVFHLRTKTAGSELENHLTIPKFRGGAQPTEAIKLELTEEVAIDTSRDIA from the coding sequence ATGGTCGGTCGACTGGATACCGGGATCGACGTGCTGGATCGGAAACTCGACGGCGGGTTACCGCCGGGGTGTATCGTCGCATACACCGCCCAGCCGGCCAGCCAATCGGAGCTGCTCCTCTACGAACTCACGGCCGCCCGCGGCACCCTGTATCTCTCGACCGAGCGATCGGACGACGCCGTCCGTCACGCGATCGAGGCCTCACCCTCCGAGGTCGGCAGTCCGACCGTCCGACACGTCACCAGCGACGACCCGCTCGAGGAGGCGACCCGTCTCATCGGTGCACTCCCCGACGGGGCAAATCTCATCATCGACACGATAGACGTTTTGGAACACGCCGACACCGACGAGTACGTCACCTTTCTCAACGAACTCAAGTCACAGATGCTCGAGACCGGTTCGATCGCAGTGTTACACTGTCTGGAAGGCACCGATGTCCCCAACGGGCGGACGCGGACGATCCACGCCGCCGACGCCGTTTTCCATCTCCGGACCAAGACGGCCGGCAGCGAACTCGAGAATCACCTCACGATTCCCAAGTTCCGCGGCGGCGCCCAGCCGACCGAGGCGATCAAACTCGAGTTGACCGAAGAGGTGGCGATCGACACGAGCCGGGATATCGCCTGA
- the pyrB gene encoding aspartate carbamoyltransferase, which translates to MRHDHLITSKQLSRADIETVLDRAAEIDADPSAVADRHANRLLGLLFFEPSTRTKMSFETAMKRLGGDVVDMGSVESSSVKKGETLADTVRVIEGYADALVLRHPKQGAATMASEFVDIPLLNAGDGAGHHPTQTLLDLYTIRENAGLDDLTIGVMGDLKYGRTVHSLAYALTNFDARQHFVSPESLQLPREVVYDLHQADGAGIREHDSLEEVLPSLDVLYVTRIQRERFPDEQEYQKVAGEYQIDMETLEAASDDLTIMHPLPRVDEIAPTIDETEYAAYFEQAHNGVPVRMALLDLFLQDGGDGDE; encoded by the coding sequence ATGCGACACGATCACCTCATCACGAGCAAACAACTCTCGCGGGCGGACATCGAGACCGTCCTCGACCGGGCGGCCGAAATCGACGCCGATCCGTCGGCCGTCGCCGACCGTCACGCGAACCGATTGCTCGGCCTGCTCTTTTTCGAACCGAGTACGCGGACGAAGATGAGCTTCGAAACCGCGATGAAACGCCTCGGCGGCGACGTCGTCGACATGGGTTCGGTCGAATCCTCGAGCGTCAAAAAAGGCGAGACGCTCGCCGACACCGTCCGAGTCATCGAGGGCTACGCCGACGCGCTCGTCTTGCGCCACCCCAAGCAGGGCGCGGCGACGATGGCCAGCGAGTTCGTCGACATCCCGCTGCTGAACGCCGGCGACGGCGCGGGCCACCACCCCACGCAGACGCTGCTCGACCTCTACACGATCCGCGAGAACGCCGGGCTCGACGACCTCACCATCGGCGTCATGGGCGATTTAAAGTACGGTCGGACCGTCCACTCGCTGGCCTACGCGCTGACGAACTTCGACGCGCGCCAGCACTTCGTCAGCCCCGAGAGCCTCCAGTTGCCTCGCGAGGTCGTCTACGACCTCCATCAGGCCGACGGCGCCGGCATCCGCGAACACGACTCGCTCGAGGAGGTCCTCCCCTCGCTCGACGTCCTCTACGTCACCCGCATCCAGCGCGAGCGGTTCCCGGACGAACAGGAGTACCAGAAAGTCGCCGGCGAGTACCAGATTGACATGGAGACGCTCGAGGCCGCAAGCGACGACCTGACCATCATGCATCCGCTGCCGCGGGTCGACGAAATCGCGCCGACAATCGACGAGACCGAGTACGCGGCCTACTTCGAGCAGGCGCACAACGGGGTGCCGGTACGGATGGCGCTGCTCGATCTGTTCCTGCAAGACGGAGGTGATGGCGATGAGTAA
- the pyrI gene encoding aspartate carbamoyltransferase regulatory subunit produces the protein MAMSNGGDERTNAGDSDGGNDHQLRVSKIRSGTVIDHVRGGQALNVLAILGIDGSEGEELSVGMNVPSDRLARKDIVKVEGRELSQDEVDVLSLIAPDATINIVRDYEVIEKHRVDRPEIVEDVLSCPNAGCITTGDEPVTSQFEVLDDGVRCAYCGTIVREEIASLIDT, from the coding sequence ATGGCGATGAGTAATGGAGGTGACGAGCGCACGAACGCCGGCGACTCCGACGGCGGCAACGATCACCAGTTGCGCGTCAGCAAGATCCGCAGCGGCACCGTGATCGACCACGTCCGCGGCGGACAGGCGCTGAACGTGCTCGCGATTCTCGGCATCGACGGCAGCGAGGGCGAGGAGCTCTCGGTCGGAATGAACGTCCCGTCGGATCGACTCGCGCGCAAAGATATCGTGAAGGTCGAGGGTCGGGAACTCAGTCAGGACGAGGTCGACGTGCTCTCGTTGATCGCGCCGGACGCGACGATCAACATCGTCCGAGACTACGAAGTGATCGAGAAACACCGCGTCGATCGCCCCGAGATCGTCGAAGACGTGCTCTCCTGTCCCAACGCGGGCTGTATCACGACCGGCGACGAACCGGTGACGTCCCAGTTCGAGGTGCTCGACGACGGCGTTCGCTGTGCGTACTGCGGAACGATCGTCCGCGAGGAGATCGCGTCGCTGATCGACACCTGA
- a CDS encoding enoyl-CoA hydratase/isomerase family protein: protein MHVDTDDGILRIAFDRPGALNAMTRETAVTLAETIDDASPEEHHVIVLTGEGDAFSAGGDLQALSEGPASARDAYESVTDSFGRVVEAMLESSVPIVAKVNGDAIGAGLAVVALADIAYAAEDATFSCAFVRVGLIPDTGGTFMLPHIIGLRAAKKLAFTGEFFGAERAADLELVNETVPADELDEHVEETVDQLRNRPTEIVGMMKQAMHENMGRHWSEALDYENLLQVQARTSEAHEEGVSAFLEGRDPEFDT from the coding sequence ATGCACGTCGACACCGACGACGGAATCCTGCGGATCGCGTTCGACCGACCAGGTGCGCTCAACGCCATGACGAGAGAGACCGCCGTCACGCTCGCCGAGACGATCGACGACGCCTCGCCGGAAGAACACCACGTGATCGTCCTCACGGGCGAGGGCGACGCGTTCAGCGCCGGCGGCGATCTGCAGGCGCTGTCCGAGGGCCCGGCTTCGGCGCGGGACGCCTACGAATCCGTCACCGATAGCTTTGGACGGGTCGTCGAAGCGATGCTCGAGTCGTCCGTCCCAATCGTCGCGAAGGTCAACGGCGACGCCATCGGTGCCGGGTTGGCGGTCGTCGCGCTCGCGGACATCGCCTACGCCGCCGAGGACGCGACGTTCTCCTGTGCGTTCGTCCGCGTCGGCCTCATTCCCGACACCGGCGGGACGTTCATGTTGCCACACATTATCGGTCTCCGGGCCGCGAAGAAACTCGCGTTCACCGGCGAGTTCTTCGGTGCCGAGCGGGCGGCAGACCTCGAGTTAGTCAACGAGACCGTCCCGGCCGACGAACTGGACGAGCACGTCGAGGAGACCGTCGACCAACTGCGAAACCGGCCGACGGAGATCGTCGGCATGATGAAACAGGCGATGCACGAGAACATGGGTCGCCACTGGTCGGAGGCCCTCGACTACGAGAACCTCCTGCAGGTGCAGGCTCGAACCTCCGAGGCACACGAGGAAGGCGTCTCGGCGTTCCTCGAAGGCCGCGATCCCGAATTCGATACGTAA
- a CDS encoding helix-turn-helix domain-containing protein gives MTSIADIEIPAEGTGAGELFEAVPSLTCEMERVIASSGHGLWLSGPSQDAVEEALDDATAIGGHALINSDEDRWLYDIEFEPDTADVFDLVIEERGTILSASASNGTWLLSIRFTDRESVSSLYDRLDEEDVAPTIVRLFDLAEESHSQCGLTARQYETLVAAIDHGYFEIPREVSMQELSEELGISHQALSERLRRAYRALVTSELNVSEDETVAPPMPSD, from the coding sequence ATGACATCGATTGCAGACATCGAGATTCCCGCGGAGGGAACTGGCGCCGGCGAGCTGTTCGAGGCCGTCCCATCGCTCACCTGTGAGATGGAGCGAGTGATCGCCTCGAGCGGTCACGGCCTCTGGCTGTCGGGTCCGTCACAGGACGCCGTCGAGGAGGCACTGGACGACGCCACCGCGATCGGTGGCCACGCGTTGATCAACAGCGACGAGGATCGGTGGCTATACGACATCGAGTTCGAACCGGACACGGCCGATGTCTTCGATCTCGTCATCGAGGAGCGCGGGACGATACTGAGCGCGTCGGCCTCGAATGGCACGTGGCTGCTGAGCATTCGGTTCACCGACCGGGAGAGCGTGAGTTCACTCTACGACCGACTCGACGAGGAGGATGTCGCGCCGACGATCGTTCGGCTGTTCGATCTGGCGGAGGAGAGCCACTCCCAGTGTGGTCTCACCGCTCGCCAGTACGAGACGCTCGTCGCGGCGATCGACCACGGCTACTTCGAGATCCCGCGCGAGGTATCGATGCAGGAGCTTTCCGAGGAGTTGGGGATCTCCCATCAGGCGCTCTCGGAGCGACTCCGCCGCGCCTACCGGGCCCTCGTCACTTCGGAGCTGAACGTCTCCGAAGACGAGACCGTCGCCCCGCCGATGCCGTCCGACTGA